One part of the Sphingopyxis sp. PAMC25046 genome encodes these proteins:
- a CDS encoding M23 family metallopeptidase: protein MRSKAADRFRRGAALALVAVLAGCVPPVDAGTQPAPRLPVQPDPAPPPAPPRPPARADFALQGIPEQGAVMVGRAPDGTRALAFDGKAIPVAADGRFLIAFDRDASAEARLVATLADGREVVRPIAVAPGRWRLEHINAPYRGSARNDADFERRRPAELAQIAAARSKQVESDGWRQAFRWPVTGRLSGFFGSQRVYQGKPGSYHSGTDVAVPAGTPFAAPADGVVVLAAAAPFTLEGNLLIVDHGMGLSSAFLHCQRLDVKLGDRVVQGQRLGTVGQTGRATGPHMHWGLKWRDARLDPAKLAGPIGD, encoded by the coding sequence ATGAGGTCGAAGGCGGCGGATCGATTTCGACGCGGAGCGGCGCTGGCGCTCGTCGCCGTGCTTGCCGGCTGCGTGCCGCCGGTCGATGCGGGAACGCAGCCCGCGCCGCGGTTGCCGGTTCAGCCCGATCCCGCGCCGCCACCCGCTCCGCCGCGTCCGCCGGCGCGCGCCGACTTTGCGCTGCAGGGCATCCCCGAACAGGGCGCGGTGATGGTCGGACGGGCACCCGATGGCACGCGCGCGCTGGCTTTCGACGGCAAGGCGATTCCGGTCGCGGCCGACGGGCGCTTCCTGATCGCCTTCGATCGCGACGCGAGCGCCGAGGCGCGGCTGGTCGCGACGCTTGCCGACGGGCGCGAGGTCGTGCGGCCGATCGCGGTCGCGCCGGGCCGCTGGCGACTGGAGCATATCAACGCGCCTTATCGCGGCAGCGCGCGGAACGACGCGGATTTCGAGCGCCGCCGCCCCGCCGAACTCGCCCAGATCGCCGCGGCGCGGAGCAAGCAGGTCGAATCCGACGGCTGGCGGCAGGCGTTCCGCTGGCCGGTGACGGGGCGGCTGTCGGGTTTCTTCGGCTCGCAGCGCGTCTATCAGGGCAAGCCCGGCAGCTATCACAGTGGCACCGACGTCGCGGTGCCCGCGGGAACGCCCTTCGCCGCGCCCGCCGACGGGGTGGTCGTGCTGGCGGCGGCCGCACCCTTCACGCTCGAGGGCAATTTGCTCATCGTCGACCACGGCATGGGATTGTCGAGCGCCTTTCTCCATTGCCAGCGCCTCGACGTGAAGCTCGGCGATCGCGTCGTGCAGGGCCAGCGGCTCGGCACCGTAGGTCAAACCGGACGCGCGACGGGGCCGCATATGCACTGGGGACTCAAGTGGCGCGACGCGCGCCTCGATCCGGCCAAGCTCGCGGGCCCGATCGGCGACTGA
- a CDS encoding MarC family protein, with translation MIDLFISAFVTLFVVIDPPGCAPIYASLTTGASAQQRRSMAIRATIIAGLILVFFAMFGEALLSFLHIDLDSFRIAGGIMLFIIAIDMVFEKRTERREQRAEKVMATPEIEDVSVFPMAMPMLAGPGSIASVMLLVSQNNGLDRAFVIFGALLLVLLLTLGALLAAGPLMRIIGNKGEAVITRLLGVLLAALAAQFVIDGVKASFSLG, from the coding sequence ATGATCGATCTTTTCATCTCGGCCTTCGTCACGCTCTTTGTCGTGATCGACCCGCCGGGCTGCGCGCCGATCTATGCCAGCCTGACGACGGGCGCGAGCGCGCAGCAGCGCCGTTCGATGGCGATCCGCGCGACGATCATCGCGGGACTGATCCTCGTTTTCTTCGCGATGTTCGGCGAAGCATTGCTGAGCTTCCTCCACATCGATCTCGACAGTTTCCGTATCGCAGGCGGGATCATGCTGTTCATCATCGCGATCGACATGGTGTTCGAGAAGCGCACCGAACGCCGCGAACAACGCGCCGAGAAGGTGATGGCGACCCCTGAGATCGAGGATGTCTCGGTCTTTCCGATGGCGATGCCGATGCTCGCCGGGCCGGGATCGATCGCGTCGGTGATGCTGCTCGTGTCGCAGAACAATGGGCTCGACCGCGCCTTCGTCATTTTTGGCGCGTTACTGCTCGTTCTGTTGCTGACCCTTGGCGCGCTGCTGGCGGCCGGGCCGTTGATGAGGATCATCGGCAACAAGGGCGAAGCAGTAATCACCCGCCTGCTCGGCGTTCTGCTTGCCGCGCTCGCGGCCCAGTTCGTCATCGACGGAGTCAAGGCGAGCTTCAGCCTCGGCTGA
- a CDS encoding hemolysin family protein, whose protein sequence is MTPFPWSDVAIILILILFNGVFAMSELAIVSSRDPRLQAAEKRGSRGAKIARQLASDPGRFLSTVQVGITLIGVLTGAYSGASLGQPVADRLAAWFGLDAENAEAAGFAAVIALTTYFSLIAGELVPKQFALRAPERIAIIVAPMMYWLSRIAAPLVWLLDNSSALVFRLLGLNRESEDRVTAEELHLIVAEASKSGVIEESERAIISGVVRLADRPVREVMTPRKDVDWVDISLDARGVRDKLLETPHSRLPVARGSVDDIVGVVQARDIAAALFQGEMLDLEQLMRPAKVIHDQIDAMDALEALRVAEVPMLLVHDEYGHFDGLVTPADLLSAIAGEFASDQDIGSEPFVVERDDGSLLIAGSMPADQMAERLGIELGEDRDYATAAGHVLAILKHLPTEGEKFTDRGWRFEIIDMDGRKIDKLLVTELSKPKDDEGE, encoded by the coding sequence ATGACCCCTTTTCCCTGGTCGGATGTTGCGATCATCCTGATCCTCATCCTTTTCAATGGCGTTTTCGCCATGTCCGAACTCGCGATCGTCTCGTCACGCGACCCGCGCCTTCAGGCGGCCGAAAAGCGCGGCAGCCGTGGCGCGAAGATCGCGCGCCAGCTCGCCTCCGACCCCGGGCGTTTCCTGTCGACGGTGCAGGTCGGCATCACCCTGATCGGCGTGCTGACCGGCGCCTATTCGGGCGCGAGCCTGGGGCAGCCGGTCGCTGACCGGCTCGCGGCATGGTTCGGGCTCGACGCCGAAAATGCCGAAGCGGCGGGTTTCGCCGCGGTCATCGCGCTCACCACCTATTTCTCGCTGATCGCCGGCGAACTGGTGCCCAAGCAGTTCGCGCTGCGCGCGCCCGAACGGATCGCGATCATCGTTGCGCCGATGATGTACTGGTTGTCCCGGATCGCGGCGCCCTTGGTGTGGCTGCTCGACAATAGTTCGGCGCTGGTGTTCCGCCTGCTCGGCCTCAATCGCGAATCGGAAGATCGCGTCACCGCCGAGGAACTCCACCTGATCGTCGCCGAGGCGTCGAAATCGGGGGTGATCGAGGAAAGCGAACGCGCGATCATCTCGGGCGTCGTCCGCCTCGCCGACCGTCCGGTTCGCGAGGTGATGACGCCGCGCAAGGATGTCGACTGGGTCGATATCTCGCTCGATGCGCGCGGCGTGCGCGACAAATTGCTGGAGACCCCGCACAGTCGTCTCCCCGTCGCGCGCGGATCGGTCGACGACATCGTCGGGGTGGTGCAGGCGCGCGATATCGCGGCAGCGCTGTTTCAGGGCGAGATGCTCGACCTCGAACAATTGATGCGCCCCGCCAAAGTCATCCACGACCAGATCGATGCGATGGACGCGCTCGAGGCGCTGCGTGTCGCCGAAGTGCCGATGCTGCTCGTCCACGACGAATATGGTCATTTCGACGGGCTGGTGACGCCCGCCGACCTGCTTTCGGCGATCGCGGGCGAATTCGCGTCGGACCAGGATATCGGCAGCGAGCCCTTCGTCGTCGAGCGCGACGACGGCAGCCTGCTCATCGCCGGATCGATGCCCGCCGACCAGATGGCCGAGCGGCTCGGCATCGAACTCGGCGAAGACCGCGACTATGCGACCGCGGCGGGCCATGTCCTCGCGATCCTGAAGCATCTGCCGACCGAAGGCGAGAAATTCACCGACAGGGGTTGGCGCTTCGAGATCATCGACATGGACGGGCGCAAGATCGACAAATTGCTCGTCACCGAATTGTCGAAGCCCAAGGACGATGAGGGCGAATGA
- a CDS encoding YggT family protein has translation MLLDILSILLNILWWIIIVQAVMSWLIAFNVINTHNDFVGQLWHVLDRITEPLYRPFRRIMPDFGGIDLTPMVVLILLIIIQGPVMSYLYRLGVQTGMA, from the coding sequence ATGCTTCTCGATATTCTGTCGATCCTGCTCAACATCCTCTGGTGGATCATCATCGTCCAGGCGGTGATGTCGTGGCTGATCGCGTTCAATGTTATCAACACGCACAATGATTTCGTCGGACAGCTCTGGCATGTGCTCGACCGGATCACCGAGCCGCTCTATCGTCCGTTCCGGCGCATTATGCCCGATTTCGGCGGCATCGACCTGACGCCGATGGTCGTGCTGATCTTGCTCATCATCATCCAGGGCCCGGTGATGTCCTATCTGTATCGGCTCGGCGTACAGACCGGGATGGCCTGA
- a CDS encoding queuosine precursor transporter has protein sequence MTEPTSAALPRTLSPSLFLFSIVYGGMVVLAGVLGNKQVALGSWLAVEAGIFAFLLLVALSSAVSELHGQSVANRLVLWGFVPLVLSIMLTSLVLALPASPEMQPQRLAAFDMVLGQSPRLMAAGIVAYGTSQFLNVTIFSKLRGREGAGTGTTWLAIRGAIASALSQIVDTLLFVTIAFYGVFPIANLMGGQMLAKVALSVLVIPFVITGLVALGRSLDTKNAG, from the coding sequence ATGACCGAACCCACCTCGGCGGCGTTGCCGCGCACGCTTTCGCCATCGCTCTTTCTTTTCTCGATCGTCTATGGCGGCATGGTCGTCCTCGCCGGCGTGCTCGGGAACAAGCAGGTTGCGCTGGGAAGCTGGCTGGCGGTCGAGGCGGGTATCTTCGCCTTTCTGCTGCTCGTGGCGCTGTCGAGCGCCGTGTCCGAACTCCATGGACAGTCGGTCGCGAACCGGCTGGTGCTTTGGGGTTTCGTCCCGCTCGTCCTGTCGATCATGCTGACCTCGCTGGTTCTCGCGCTCCCGGCATCGCCCGAAATGCAGCCCCAGCGGCTTGCGGCCTTCGATATGGTTCTTGGTCAAAGCCCGCGTTTGATGGCCGCGGGAATCGTCGCTTACGGCACTTCGCAATTTCTGAACGTCACCATCTTTTCGAAGCTGCGCGGGCGTGAAGGAGCGGGGACCGGTACAACATGGCTTGCTATCCGCGGCGCGATCGCCAGCGCTCTGAGCCAGATCGTCGACACGCTGCTTTTCGTCACGATCGCCTTCTATGGCGTGTTCCCGATTGCGAACCTGATGGGCGGGCAGATGCTCGCCAAGGTTGCGCTGTCGGTGCTCGTCATTCCTTTCGTCATCACCGGGCTGGTCGCTCTCGGCCGCAGCCTCGATACGAAGAACGCCGGATGA
- the purD gene encoding phosphoribosylamine--glycine ligase, protein MNILLVGSGGREHALSWQLAQSPSCAKLYAAPGNPGIELYAECVPISVDDIDGLIAFVKAHAIDFVVVGPEAPLVAGLADRLGDIGIPAFGPSAAAARLEGSKGFTKDLCARASIPTAAYVRCTSAEEALAVLEGFSIPVVIKADGLAAGKGVIIAESREDAEAAIEDMFDGAFGSAGAEVVIEEFMTGEEASFFALSDGKDVIAFGSAQDHKRVGDGDVGPNTGGMGAYSPAPVLTPELEAQVMDRIIRPTVATLAAEGTPYVGVLFAGLMLTAEGPKLIEYNCRFGDPECQVLMMRFKGDFAALLHAAATGTIAGAEPPAFSHDYALTVVMAAKGYPGTPEKGGAIRRIADAEAGGVRVFHAGTARDDRTLVAAGGRVLNVTATGKSVTEAQARAYAAVDKLDFPSGFCRRDIGWREVAREAG, encoded by the coding sequence ATGAATATCCTGCTGGTCGGATCGGGGGGCCGCGAACATGCGCTCAGCTGGCAGTTGGCACAATCGCCAAGCTGCGCCAAGCTCTATGCCGCGCCGGGCAACCCGGGGATCGAGCTCTACGCCGAATGCGTGCCGATTTCGGTCGACGACATCGACGGCCTGATCGCCTTCGTCAAGGCGCACGCGATCGATTTCGTCGTCGTCGGCCCCGAAGCGCCGCTCGTCGCCGGCCTCGCCGATCGCCTCGGCGACATCGGCATCCCGGCCTTCGGCCCGTCCGCGGCCGCCGCACGCCTCGAAGGCTCGAAAGGCTTCACCAAGGATCTCTGCGCGCGCGCATCGATCCCGACCGCCGCCTATGTCCGCTGCACCAGCGCCGAGGAAGCGCTCGCGGTGCTCGAAGGCTTTTCGATCCCCGTCGTGATCAAGGCCGACGGACTCGCCGCGGGCAAGGGCGTAATCATCGCCGAAAGCCGCGAAGACGCTGAGGCGGCGATCGAAGATATGTTCGACGGCGCCTTCGGCAGCGCGGGCGCCGAGGTCGTGATCGAGGAATTTATGACCGGCGAGGAGGCGAGCTTCTTCGCGCTCTCGGACGGCAAGGACGTCATCGCCTTCGGCAGCGCGCAGGACCACAAGCGCGTCGGCGACGGCGATGTCGGCCCGAACACCGGCGGCATGGGCGCCTACAGCCCCGCGCCAGTGCTCACCCCCGAACTCGAAGCGCAGGTTATGGACCGGATCATCCGCCCGACCGTGGCGACGCTCGCCGCCGAGGGCACGCCCTATGTCGGCGTCCTCTTCGCGGGCCTGATGCTGACGGCTGAAGGCCCGAAGCTGATCGAATATAATTGCCGCTTCGGCGATCCCGAGTGCCAGGTGCTGATGATGCGCTTCAAGGGCGATTTCGCCGCGCTGCTCCACGCCGCTGCGACCGGGACGATTGCCGGCGCCGAACCCCCGGCCTTTTCGCACGACTATGCGCTTACCGTCGTGATGGCGGCCAAAGGCTATCCGGGCACGCCCGAAAAGGGCGGCGCGATCCGCCGCATCGCCGATGCCGAAGCGGGCGGCGTGCGCGTTTTCCACGCCGGAACGGCACGCGACGACCGCACTCTCGTCGCCGCCGGTGGCCGCGTTCTAAATGTCACCGCGACGGGTAAGAGCGTGACCGAGGCGCAGGCGCGCGCCTATGCCGCGGTCGACAAGCTCGATTTCCCGAGCGGTTTCTGCCGCCGCGATATCGGCTGGAGGGAAGTCGCGCGCGAAGCCGGGTGA
- a CDS encoding OmpA family protein, producing MNSRTIKLTILTSMGAIALTGCVTDPVTGERKISKAAIGGVGGALGGYLLGDLIGGKNSRTEEIVGAGIGAVAGAGVGYYMDQQEKKLRERTAGTGIDVERQGDQLVLNMPGDVTFDLNSAMVKSQFRSALDNVASTLAEYPSTYIDVYGHTDSTGSDSYNQGLSERRAASVADYLAGRGIQRARMATLGYGESQLKCSPERGEADYQCNRRVEIRIAPVTQNDVNAAR from the coding sequence ATGAACAGCAGGACGATCAAGCTCACCATTTTGACCAGCATGGGCGCAATCGCGCTGACCGGCTGCGTCACCGATCCGGTGACCGGGGAGAGGAAGATATCGAAGGCCGCGATCGGCGGCGTCGGCGGCGCGCTCGGCGGTTATCTGCTCGGCGACCTGATCGGCGGCAAGAACAGCCGCACCGAGGAAATCGTCGGCGCGGGCATCGGCGCGGTCGCGGGCGCGGGGGTCGGCTATTATATGGATCAGCAGGAAAAGAAGCTGCGCGAACGCACCGCTGGTACCGGGATCGACGTCGAACGCCAGGGCGACCAGCTCGTGCTCAACATGCCCGGCGACGTCACCTTTGACCTCAACAGCGCGATGGTGAAGTCGCAGTTCCGCAGCGCGCTCGACAATGTCGCCTCGACGCTCGCCGAATATCCGAGCACCTATATCGACGTTTACGGCCACACCGATTCGACCGGCAGCGACAGCTATAACCAGGGTCTTTCCGAACGCCGCGCCGCTTCGGTCGCCGACTATCTCGCCGGTCGCGGTATCCAGCGCGCGCGCATGGCGACGCTCGGCTATGGCGAATCACAATTGAAATGCTCGCCCGAACGCGGCGAAGCCGATTATCAGTGCAACCGGCGCGTCGAGATCCGCATCGCGCCGGTCACCCAGAACGACGTCAACGCGGCGCGCTAA
- the folD gene encoding bifunctional methylenetetrahydrofolate dehydrogenase/methenyltetrahydrofolate cyclohydrolase FolD produces MTVSVPATKVIDGKVFAAGLRARIADAVPAFVAATGRAPGLAVVLVGDDPASAVYVGSKGKATVAAGMESFEYRLPPTATQEDVEGLLAKLNVDDRVDGILLQLPLPGHLDEQAAVATIDPDKDVDGLTPVSAGRLALGIPGMVPCTPYGCLLLLQDRLGDLSGRDAIVVGRSILVGKPMGQLLLGANCTVTMAHSRTRDLPDLVRRADIVVAAVGRAEMVKGDWIKPGAVVIDVGINRLPPAEGEAKGRLVGDVDYADAASVADAITPVPGGVGPMTIACLLRNTLVAAHRRAGLAEPEGF; encoded by the coding sequence ATGACCGTTTCGGTTCCCGCGACCAAAGTGATCGACGGCAAGGTCTTCGCGGCGGGGCTTCGCGCGCGAATCGCCGATGCCGTTCCGGCCTTTGTCGCGGCGACGGGACGCGCGCCCGGGCTTGCCGTGGTCCTGGTGGGCGACGATCCGGCGAGCGCGGTCTACGTCGGGTCGAAAGGCAAGGCGACGGTCGCCGCGGGCATGGAAAGCTTCGAGTACCGCCTGCCGCCGACCGCGACGCAGGAAGACGTCGAGGGGCTGCTCGCCAAGCTCAACGTCGACGATAGGGTCGACGGCATCCTTCTCCAGCTTCCGCTCCCCGGCCACCTCGACGAACAGGCGGCGGTTGCGACGATCGATCCCGACAAGGACGTCGACGGGCTGACCCCGGTCAGCGCCGGGCGTCTCGCGCTCGGCATCCCCGGCATGGTGCCGTGCACGCCCTATGGCTGCCTGCTGCTGTTGCAGGACCGGCTCGGCGACCTGTCGGGCAGGGATGCGATCGTCGTCGGACGTTCGATCCTCGTCGGCAAGCCGATGGGACAATTGCTGCTCGGCGCCAATTGCACCGTGACGATGGCGCACAGCCGGACCAGGGACCTGCCCGATCTCGTCCGCCGCGCCGACATTGTCGTCGCCGCGGTCGGCCGCGCGGAAATGGTCAAGGGCGACTGGATCAAGCCCGGCGCGGTCGTGATCGACGTCGGTATCAACCGCCTGCCCCCCGCGGAAGGCGAAGCCAAGGGGCGGCTCGTCGGCGACGTCGATTATGCCGACGCAGCAAGTGTCGCAGACGCGATCACGCCGGTGCCCGGCGGTGTCGGTCCGATGACCATCGCCTGCCTGCTGCGCAATACGCTCGTCGCCGCGCATCGCCGCGCGGGCCTTGCCGAACCGGAGGGTTTTTGA
- the argB gene encoding acetylglutamate kinase has translation MTDPSQMPDLLAKAETLVEALPYLQRYAGETFVIKYGGHAMGDPEAQRDFAEDVVLLKAVGINPVVVHGGGPQIGAMLKQLGIESTFVGGLRVTDAATAEVAEMVLAGKINKEIVSWIAGLGGRAVGISGKDANLVLAEKVARTEPDPNSGIERHVDLGFVGEPVAVDPTILVNLTNDNFIPVVAPVALGADGATYNINADTMAGAIAGALGAKRFFLLTDVAGVLDKSGALLTDLDRAAIDALKGDGTITGGMIPKVETCVAAVDAGVEAAVILDGRIPHAMLLEIFTARGAGTLIHR, from the coding sequence ATGACCGACCCCTCGCAAATGCCCGACCTCCTCGCCAAAGCCGAAACGCTCGTCGAGGCGCTGCCCTATCTGCAGCGCTATGCCGGCGAGACCTTCGTGATCAAATATGGCGGGCATGCGATGGGCGATCCCGAGGCGCAGCGGGACTTCGCCGAAGATGTCGTGCTTCTGAAGGCCGTCGGGATCAATCCCGTGGTCGTACATGGCGGCGGGCCGCAGATCGGTGCGATGCTGAAGCAGCTCGGGATCGAATCGACCTTCGTCGGCGGACTTCGCGTCACCGATGCCGCGACCGCAGAAGTCGCCGAGATGGTCCTTGCAGGCAAGATCAACAAGGAAATCGTCAGCTGGATCGCGGGGCTCGGCGGTCGCGCGGTCGGCATTTCGGGGAAGGATGCGAACCTCGTGCTGGCCGAAAAAGTCGCACGCACCGAGCCCGATCCCAATTCGGGGATCGAGCGCCACGTCGACCTTGGCTTCGTCGGCGAGCCCGTCGCGGTCGACCCGACGATCCTCGTCAACCTGACCAACGACAATTTCATCCCCGTCGTCGCACCCGTCGCGCTCGGCGCCGATGGCGCGACCTACAATATCAACGCCGACACGATGGCGGGGGCGATCGCGGGCGCGCTGGGGGCGAAGCGCTTCTTCCTGCTCACCGACGTCGCGGGCGTCCTCGATAAGTCGGGGGCGCTGCTCACCGACCTCGACCGCGCTGCGATCGACGCGCTCAAGGGCGACGGTACGATCACCGGAGGCATGATTCCGAAGGTCGAAACCTGCGTCGCGGCGGTCGATGCGGGGGTCGAGGCGGCGGTCATCCTCGACGGGCGCATTCCGCACGCGATGCTGCTCGAAATTTTCACCGCAAGGGGTGCGGGTACGCTCATTCACCGCTAA
- the xseA gene encoding exodeoxyribonuclease VII large subunit, which yields MSVPFPDTASDDGTEARLLAEAAPGDNAPALSVSQLSAAIKRTVEDGFARVRVRGELSGAKRAASGHFYAALKDDNALIDMVMWKGQAGRLAFRPEDGIEVIATGKLTTYPGRSKYQLIVDTLEVAGEGALMLLFEKLKARLGAEGLFDRERKYDRLPYLPRTIGVVTSPTGAVIRDILHRLADRCPTHVIVWPVLVQGDGAAAQVANAIRGFDAIAPGGPVPRPDLVIVARGGGSIEDLWAFNEEVVVRAIADCRIPTISAVGHETDVTLADYAADVRAPTPTAAAEMAVPVRAELMSQLATWNGRIIGAANRHQALAGERLTALARHLPKREALYAPQRQRLDDAGERLDRSQRHRLTVIAERVATRGAALRPALLARRWDRDRALLEGLGRLLTSLDPRALLSRGYAMVRDGGGAIVTSAGKAKDAGHLRLQFADGDVPVQVVGSDTPPPAPKPQRKPPLAERKRGQGELF from the coding sequence ATGTCTGTCCCTTTTCCCGATACGGCGTCCGACGATGGCACCGAAGCGCGGCTGTTAGCCGAGGCGGCGCCCGGCGACAATGCGCCAGCCTTATCGGTCAGCCAATTGTCGGCGGCGATCAAGCGCACGGTCGAGGACGGCTTCGCGCGCGTGCGCGTGCGGGGAGAATTGTCGGGGGCGAAGCGCGCGGCGTCGGGGCATTTTTATGCGGCGCTGAAGGATGACAACGCGCTGATCGACATGGTGATGTGGAAGGGGCAGGCGGGGCGGCTTGCCTTCCGGCCCGAGGACGGGATCGAGGTGATCGCGACCGGCAAGCTCACCACCTATCCGGGGCGGTCGAAATATCAGCTCATCGTCGACACGCTCGAGGTCGCGGGCGAGGGCGCGCTGATGCTGCTCTTCGAGAAATTGAAGGCGCGGCTCGGCGCCGAAGGGCTGTTCGACCGCGAGCGGAAATATGACCGGCTGCCCTATCTGCCGCGCACGATCGGGGTCGTGACCTCGCCGACGGGCGCGGTGATCCGCGACATTCTCCACCGGCTTGCCGACCGCTGCCCGACGCATGTGATCGTCTGGCCGGTGCTGGTGCAGGGCGACGGCGCCGCGGCGCAGGTTGCGAATGCGATCCGTGGCTTCGACGCCATCGCGCCCGGCGGGCCGGTACCGCGCCCCGACCTCGTCATCGTCGCGCGCGGCGGCGGGTCGATCGAGGATCTGTGGGCGTTCAACGAGGAGGTCGTGGTGCGCGCGATCGCCGACTGCCGCATCCCGACGATCAGCGCGGTCGGGCACGAGACCGACGTCACGCTCGCCGACTATGCCGCCGATGTGCGCGCGCCGACGCCGACTGCCGCGGCGGAGATGGCGGTCCCGGTGCGCGCCGAGCTGATGTCGCAGCTCGCGACGTGGAACGGCCGGATCATCGGCGCGGCGAACCGGCATCAGGCGCTGGCGGGCGAACGGCTGACGGCATTGGCACGGCACCTGCCCAAGCGCGAGGCGCTTTATGCGCCGCAGCGCCAGCGGCTCGACGATGCGGGCGAGCGGCTCGACCGCAGCCAGCGGCATCGGCTGACGGTGATTGCAGAGCGGGTCGCGACGCGCGGCGCGGCGCTGCGGCCCGCGTTGCTCGCGCGGCGCTGGGACCGCGACCGCGCGCTGCTCGAAGGACTGGGGCGGCTGTTGACGTCGCTCGATCCGCGCGCACTCCTATCGCGCGGCTATGCGATGGTCCGCGATGGCGGTGGCGCGATCGTCACGTCGGCGGGCAAGGCGAAGGACGCGGGGCATCTGCGGCTGCAGTTCGCCGACGGCGACGTGCCGGTGCAGGTGGTGGGCAGCGATACGCCGCCGCCCGCGCCCAAGCCACAGCGCAAGCCGCCGCTCGCCGAGCGGAAGCGCGGGCAGGGCGAACTGTTCTGA
- a CDS encoding DUF2093 domain-containing protein, with protein sequence MLIASRNRLARLQYGPNGFRVLAPGDHVLCAVTGAPIGLDELRYWSVARQEPYASAALSVQAALDTARKA encoded by the coding sequence ATGCTGATCGCCAGCCGTAACCGCCTCGCCCGCCTGCAATATGGACCGAACGGCTTTCGCGTCCTCGCGCCCGGCGACCATGTTCTGTGCGCGGTGACCGGGGCGCCGATCGGGCTCGACGAGTTGCGCTATTGGTCGGTCGCGCGGCAGGAACCCTATGCCAGCGCCGCGCTGTCGGTTCAGGCCGCGCTGGATACCGCGCGCAAGGCATGA